From Micromonospora rifamycinica, a single genomic window includes:
- a CDS encoding helix-turn-helix domain-containing protein, producing MSQQVFADRIGKSKSWVDKVERGVRTLDRFSVIETVAATLGVAPTVLLGVKAQRRPAAGTDVGSAVERVREALARYDVPRLGSDDQPTSSLRQPADQVGYAWTAYRSGHHVQVLRMLPDLLDDSRRACRVRSEDTGAADLLVRVYRLAAQVLVKLGEADLAWLAADRAMSAAADDPRRAGLAAVSLAQALRTLRRGRLAMGAAAAAVHRLDLVPSRTCLPEEPTLTGTLLTEAALAAASCGAVAAAAEFTERAAQLAATHGEGHHDEHDGITFGPTTVELTRALTAMRFGDHYRAVTAHRLATGGDAWHRLPAEHRAAHLIDITRAHLDLGDYQGAGRALVAADGIAPAEARLRPAAHAALTAVLRAGPTAADVARLAAAIGLTRQ from the coding sequence ATGAGCCAGCAGGTCTTCGCCGACCGGATCGGCAAGTCGAAGAGCTGGGTGGACAAGGTCGAGCGCGGCGTCCGTACCCTCGATCGGTTCTCGGTTATCGAGACGGTGGCCGCGACCCTCGGGGTTGCCCCGACTGTCCTGCTCGGTGTCAAGGCCCAGCGAAGACCGGCCGCAGGCACCGACGTCGGCAGCGCCGTGGAGCGGGTACGCGAGGCGTTGGCGCGCTACGACGTACCCCGACTCGGCAGCGACGACCAGCCGACGTCGTCGCTGCGTCAGCCTGCCGACCAGGTGGGGTACGCCTGGACGGCTTACCGCAGCGGCCACCACGTCCAGGTGTTGCGGATGCTGCCCGACCTGCTCGACGACAGCCGACGGGCCTGCCGGGTCCGGTCGGAAGACACCGGGGCCGCCGACCTGCTGGTGCGGGTGTACCGGCTCGCCGCCCAGGTGCTTGTCAAGCTCGGCGAGGCCGACCTGGCCTGGCTGGCGGCCGACCGGGCGATGAGCGCCGCCGCCGACGATCCACGGCGGGCCGGGCTCGCGGCGGTCTCCCTCGCCCAGGCGCTCCGGACGCTGCGGCGGGGCAGGCTGGCGATGGGCGCAGCCGCAGCCGCCGTACACCGGCTCGACCTCGTGCCGTCCCGGACCTGTCTGCCGGAGGAGCCCACGCTGACGGGAACGCTGCTGACCGAGGCTGCTCTGGCCGCCGCCTCGTGCGGGGCCGTCGCCGCCGCTGCCGAGTTCACCGAGCGGGCGGCCCAGCTCGCCGCCACCCACGGCGAAGGGCACCACGACGAACACGACGGAATCACGTTCGGCCCCACCACCGTCGAGCTCACCCGCGCCCTGACCGCCATGCGCTTCGGCGACCACTACCGGGCCGTCACCGCCCACCGGCTGGCCACCGGCGGCGACGCCTGGCACCGACTTCCCGCCGAACACCGGGCCGCCCACCTCATCGACATCACCCGCGCCCACCTCGACCTCGGCGATTACCAGGGTGCCGGCCGCGCCCTGGTGGCCGCCGACGGCATCGCCCCCGCCGAGGCCCGCCTCCGCCCCGCTGCCCACGCCGCGCTGACCGCAGTGCTCCGCGCCGGACCCACCGCCGCCGACGTGGCCCGTCTCGCCGCCGCTATCGGCCTGACCCGACAGTGA
- a CDS encoding restriction endonuclease subunit S, giving the protein MVPLRRVAKVVNGGTPPPNPENWGGPVPWATPADFGDTLSKVETTRRTLTTHGARTGSTIVPPGSILLSTRAPIGHVAITNTAMAFNQGCRALVPCSEIESRFLGYQLEALREDLKARGLGTTFLEVSSDSLASMPIAVPSLADQHRIADFLDAETSRLDRIQVRTAEQRSLLSEISKEAIRLATTTGNGKTRSSGVPWMPEVNEQWKIIKLGHAFRTGSGTTPRSDQPEYFSGPHPWVNSADINDGEINRCEKSVTDKALAEFPALKIHPAGSLVVALYGQGATKGRVGVLRIAACLNQACCALTPIGPITAEFAAYWFKAHKQGIVGLALGAGQPNLSQELIRQLRIPAPSIKRQRRIIAELQKFEAEINVKSTLLHARERLLGERRTALITAAVTGQIDVSTASRRGVED; this is encoded by the coding sequence ATGGTTCCGCTGCGAAGGGTTGCGAAGGTCGTCAACGGGGGAACCCCTCCTCCGAATCCGGAAAACTGGGGAGGCCCAGTACCCTGGGCGACACCCGCCGACTTCGGTGACACGCTATCGAAGGTCGAAACGACCCGGCGCACCCTAACCACTCACGGAGCTCGAACTGGATCAACCATCGTACCGCCGGGCAGCATACTCCTTTCCACCCGGGCACCCATCGGGCACGTGGCAATTACCAATACTGCAATGGCCTTCAATCAAGGCTGCCGTGCCCTAGTTCCCTGCTCTGAGATCGAGTCAAGATTTCTTGGATATCAACTCGAAGCACTACGCGAAGACCTCAAGGCCAGGGGACTCGGAACCACTTTTCTGGAAGTATCCTCCGATTCTCTTGCATCAATGCCCATCGCAGTACCGAGCCTTGCGGATCAGCATCGAATCGCCGACTTCCTCGACGCCGAAACTTCCCGCCTTGATCGCATTCAGGTACGAACGGCTGAGCAGCGATCACTCTTGTCCGAGATCTCCAAAGAGGCAATCCGTCTCGCAACGACTACAGGCAACGGCAAGACGCGAAGCTCGGGCGTCCCATGGATGCCGGAGGTCAATGAACAGTGGAAAATTATCAAGCTGGGCCACGCCTTCAGAACGGGAAGCGGCACAACCCCCAGATCCGACCAGCCTGAATACTTTAGCGGACCACACCCATGGGTTAATAGCGCAGATATCAACGACGGCGAGATCAACCGATGCGAGAAGTCGGTGACCGACAAAGCGCTAGCAGAATTCCCTGCCCTTAAAATCCACCCAGCAGGGTCGCTCGTTGTTGCACTTTATGGGCAGGGAGCAACCAAAGGCAGGGTTGGGGTTCTGCGGATTGCTGCCTGCCTGAATCAAGCATGCTGCGCTTTGACGCCCATTGGGCCGATCACTGCAGAGTTTGCTGCCTACTGGTTCAAAGCGCACAAGCAAGGAATTGTTGGTCTCGCACTCGGGGCGGGGCAGCCCAACCTGAGTCAAGAACTCATCAGACAGCTCCGCATCCCGGCACCCAGCATTAAAAGACAGCGTCGGATCATTGCAGAATTGCAGAAATTTGAGGCGGAAATAAACGTCAAATCGACCCTACTTCACGCAAGAGAAAGACTACTCGGCGAACGCCGGACCGCGCTGATCACCGCTGCTGTCACTGGCCAGATTGACGTCTCTACCGCTAGCAGACGAGGAGTCGAGGACTGA